The genomic DNA CAACATTGTGTTACCGACACAATGTGACTAAAGAGCTCGGACATACTGGCGCATATAAACAAAGCTCTTCTAAAGGGATGTTAGCGCACACTGTCCTTATGGTCGATGCAGAAACAGAGCATACTATTGGCTTGGGTGCGCAGCATCGTTGGTGCAGAAAAGATGAAAACTTTGGTACTGCTAACGACAGAAAACGCCGCAAGTACGAAACGAAAGAAAGTTATAAATGGCAACGCTCGTCGGAAGAAATGAGTACCCGATTTGCAGATGTGATGGATAATATCATAAGCGTTTGTGATCGAGAATCTGATATGTTTGAGTATATTGATTATAAAACAACAAATAATCAACGGTTTGTAGTGAGAGCCAAGCATGAGCGGGTTGTGAATACAGACGGCGATAAACTAAGTCCCTACATTGAAAATCAATCTAGTGAAGCTTCATATTCGGTTAAGATAAAGCAAAAAGGAGGCCGAAAAGCACGCATTGCAAAAGTAGCCGTACGTTATGCTTACATTACTATTTATCCGCCTAAAAAACACAAGAAACTTGGTGGTATGAATTTAACAGTGATAAGTTGCAACGAGATTGAACCACCAAGTGGAGCAAGTCCATTGTCGTGGAAATTGTATACAGGCGAACCAATAAATAGTGCTTCTGATGCACTAAGAATAGTTAGATTTTATGAACTAAGATGGCGAGTTGAAGAGTTCCATAAAGCGTGGAAGTCAGCAGGCACTCAAGTTGAGTCGTTTCGCATGCAAACGCGAAATAACCTAGAAAAGATCATTGTAATAACAGCATTTATTGCAGTGAGACTTCTCCAGTTACGCGAGCTTGTTGTCGATAAAGATAATGCAAAATCAATTGGTTGCGACAAATTTTTCAATCTTCTTGAATGGAAGTTGTTGTGGTCAAAGACTGAAACCAAAAAAGCACCTAACACAACACCTTCATTACATTGGGCTTATTATGCACTTGCCAAATTAGGCGGATGGCACGACAGTAAGCAAACTGGTGTTGTTGGTTGGGAAGCTCTATGGAAAGGTTGGTTTTCACTGAGCCAACTGCTAGAAGGTGCTCGATTTATGCAAGCGCAACAACAGGAGATGTGATCAAGAGACAGATCCTGACACAGGTGGTACCGAAACCATAGCGCCATCTGAAAGGTGGATACCATCTGAAATGCATTGCAGGCACAATCTGCACGTACTTCCCTCACCTCCTGTAATAAACCGTCCGCATGAACCACATTTTGCCCTCTGAACAATTCCATCTAGAGGAACCCTGTTTTTCTGATTACAAAAAGAACATTTAATGATTTGAAATGACATAACTCAACCTCTATGCAGAATACAAGAAAGGCGTACATAAATATGTGGGGATGATATCCATCCCCACGAATATCGAAACTTATTATCGAACAACCTGGGCACCATTATCCTTACTACCCAAACATCGGTATAATCGCACTATATTCACTAAGCGGGTTCAATCATGTCTGATATTTACGTTTTGCACGAAAATAGCGAGTGGGTAACGCCCCTTCATCAAGCCTTTAATGATTTAGGCATTAATGCTCAAGAATGGTTTTTAGATCAAGGCCAAGTCGCGTTAGAACAGGAACCGCCTCAAGGTGTTTTTTACAATCGGATGAGTGCCTCATCGCACACTCGTGGTCATCGATTTGGGCCTGAACTCACCAGAATGGTTCTAACTTGGCTAGAAAAACATGGTCGCCGCGTGATCAATGGTACCGATGCCCTGTATCTTGAATTATGTAAAATCTCTCAATATGCCTCACTAAATCGCGCCGGAATTAAAACCCCTCGAACCACGGCAGTAGTCGGCAGAGATAAGCTAGTCAGCAGTGCAAAAGAGTTTGATCAATTTCCGTTTATCCTTAAGCCAAATCGTGGTGGCAAGGGTCTTGGCGTCCAATTATTTCATAGTACAGAAGCGTTACAAACCTACCTTGACAGTACCGATTACGAAGAACCGCTCGACGGAATTTGGTTAATTCAGCAATATATTAAAGCGCCGGAAGCCTATATTACCCGTTGTGAATTTGTCGGCGGTAAGTTTATCTATAGTGTGCAAGTGAGCACTGAAGAGGGCTTTGAGTTGTGTCCGGCCGATAGTTGTCAAATTGGCGAAGGATACTGTCCAACCGTAGCACCGATTAGCAAGTTTAAAATCAGCACCGAGTTTAACGATCACCCGATCATCAAACAATATCAACAATTCTTAAGTGACAGTGGCATCGAAATTGCCGGAATTGAGCTGATTAAAGACAGTAATGGCGATATCTATACTTACGATGTTAATACCAATACTAATTATAATCGTCAGGCAGAAATCGACGGCAACGCCCCAGCCAAAGGGATGGAAGCTATTGCAGCATTTTTAGCTCAAGAGTTGCAACAGCAATAATTGTCTCAGGTGCTCAATCTATCGTAAGGAAATAGATAAGCATCGAATTAAATGCTAACAAATCAAGTGATTTGGACGTTTCAAAACACGCCGTTTCTTGAGGCGTTGCGTTAAAAAAATTAATGAATGGGCATCTAAATAAAGTAAACGCTCTAAGTTGCTAACGCCCCCATTATGCCCTTAGAAATAGATTTAGATCCGTCAATTTCCCTTGGTAAATATAGAAACGACAAAGTCCCTTGGTGTTCACACAAGCGAGTTCCATCCCCTAACCCATTTTGGGACATAAATGAGTTTGTCTGCTTAAGTGAAAATGTACAAATTCAACTCTTAACTTGAGGACGTTGAAGAAAATGACGTGAGCTGGCCATGGCCTTTCCCGCACATCCATGTGCTTCAAGGCATTCAGACATCCTGTCTATCAGATGCCAGCTAGCTTTCGAGGGGAAGAGACGCCCCATCGGAAGCGTTAGCATTTTCGAATAAGGCCGAAGCAGGCTTCAAATGAAGTTAAAAGCTGGATCAATCCCCATTGCGACCTTTTCGCATCAGTTGTTTACGTAAATAAGGAAAATGTTGCGGGGCAGCTGGGCTAACTCTTTTATAAAGAGTAAAGAGGGAATAGCCGTTGATTTCCTCTTGGTCTGGTGTGGGTGAAGCGCCACGACGTTAGTGGCCGCAGGCCATAGCCTAAACACACAATGGGGCAGAAACGTTTTAAGGCGTATTCGTCTTTTGTG from Shewanella psychromarinicola includes the following:
- a CDS encoding IS4 family transposase yields the protein MNLIMMLIKDTEEWASHLFKHAELGDVRRTKRLIKISHQMASNIGSSIVNASGSQASIEGAYRFLRNDKVDADNIATAGLKSLLPALTLSNTILALEDTSTLCYRHNVTKELGHTGAYKQSSSKGMLAHTVLMVDAETEHTIGLGAQHRWCRKDENFGTANDRKRRKYETKESYKWQRSSEEMSTRFADVMDNIISVCDRESDMFEYIDYKTTNNQRFVVRAKHERVVNTDGDKLSPYIENQSSEASYSVKIKQKGGRKARIAKVAVRYAYITIYPPKKHKKLGGMNLTVISCNEIEPPSGASPLSWKLYTGEPINSASDALRIVRFYELRWRVEEFHKAWKSAGTQVESFRMQTRNNLEKIIVITAFIAVRLLQLRELVVDKDNAKSIGCDKFFNLLEWKLLWSKTETKKAPNTTPSLHWAYYALAKLGGWHDSKQTGVVGWEALWKGWFSLSQLLEGARFMQAQQQEM
- a CDS encoding ATP-grasp domain-containing protein translates to MSDIYVLHENSEWVTPLHQAFNDLGINAQEWFLDQGQVALEQEPPQGVFYNRMSASSHTRGHRFGPELTRMVLTWLEKHGRRVINGTDALYLELCKISQYASLNRAGIKTPRTTAVVGRDKLVSSAKEFDQFPFILKPNRGGKGLGVQLFHSTEALQTYLDSTDYEEPLDGIWLIQQYIKAPEAYITRCEFVGGKFIYSVQVSTEEGFELCPADSCQIGEGYCPTVAPISKFKISTEFNDHPIIKQYQQFLSDSGIEIAGIELIKDSNGDIYTYDVNTNTNYNRQAEIDGNAPAKGMEAIAAFLAQELQQQ